Proteins encoded together in one Camelina sativa cultivar DH55 chromosome 9, Cs, whole genome shotgun sequence window:
- the LOC104710358 gene encoding 1,8-cineole synthase 1, chloroplastic-like: protein MATLCMSSASIYQNASTHNFRFQRPHRFICKSMTKTTPDATSVDIRRRSGNYQPSPWDHRYLLSIDNKYVNAKKVITRDLLKKKVKKMLDVETKSRLELLEFIDELQKLGISYHFEQEINTILTDFHLKHGNNVSKYDNEEDLHATALEFRLFRQHGFDVSEDIFDVIINKIESNTFMNEDIESIISLYEASYLSTKSDTKLHKVIRPFATKQIRKFVDDETYNIEVREQAIHALEMPYHWRMKRLETRWYIDAYVKKHDTKNLVLIELAKIDFNIVQTAYQEDLKYVSSWWKDTCLANQLPFIRDRIVENYFWNIGLIYEPQFGYVRRIMTIVNALITTIDDIYDVYGTLEELEIFTSIVESWDVNRLDKLPEYMRLCFLILYNETNGIGCDVLKYKNFDVIPFLKKSWADLCKTYLVEAKWYKRGYKPSLEEYMQNARISISAPTILIHFYCAFSDQISIQILESLSQHRQHVIRCSAVVLRLANDLATSPDELTRGDVLKSVQCYMHENGATQEEARAHVQQMISDTWDEMNYETITAGHSSSLSRGFVQAAVNVARMSQCMYQHGDGHGSPDKAKTVDRVQSLIVNPIPLY from the exons ATGGCTACTTTATGTATGAGTTCAGCTTCTATTTACCAAAACGCCTCTACCCACAATTTTCGTTTTCAACGTCCTCACCGTTTTATATGCAAGTCCATGACCAAAACGACGCCAGATGCTACTTCTGTTGACATCCGTCGACGCTCCGGCAACTATCAACCTTCTCCATGGGACCATCGTTATCTTCTCTCAATCGATAACAAATATGTG AATGCGAAAAAAGTGATAACTAGAGATCTGTTgaagaaaaaagtgaagaagatgcTTGATGTTGAGACGAAGAGTCGTCTTGAGCTATTAGAGTTCATCGACGAACTGCAAAAACTTGGGATTTCGTATCATTTTGAGCAAGAAATCAATACTATTTTAACGGATTTTCATCTTAAACATGGAAATAATGTTTCCAAGTATGATAACGAAGAAGATTTACATGCAACCGCACTCGAATTCCGACTTTTTAGACAACATGGTTTTGATGTCTCAGAAG ATATATTTGATGTGATcatcaacaaaatagaaagtaataCGTTCATGAATGAAGATATAGAAAGTATCATTTCATTGTACGAAGCGTCGTATCTCTCCACGAAATCCGATACTAAATTGCATAAAGTCATCAGACCTTttgcaacaaaacaaataagaaaatttgtCGATGATGAAACTTACAACATTGAGGTACGAGAGCAGGCGATTCATGCATTAGAAATGCCGTACCATTGGAGAATGAAAAGACTAGAAACGAGATGGTACATAGATGCATACGTGAAGAAACATGACACGAAGAATCTTGTCTTGATCGAATTAGCCAAAATCGATTTCAATATCGTACAGACTGCTTATCAAGAAGATCTCAAATACGTTTCAAG CTGGTGGAAGGATACATGTTTGGCTAATCAACTTCCCTTTATAAGAGACAGAATAGTGGAgaattatttttggaatattgGATTAATATACGAACCGCAATTTGGATATGTCCGTCGGATCATGACTATAGTTAATGCACTTATTACAACCATCGATGACATCTACGATGTTTATGGCACTCTTGAAGAACTTGAAATCTTCACTTCCATAGTTGAAAG TTGGGATGTGAATCGTCTTGATAAACTTCCCGAGTACATGAGGTTGTGTTTTCTGATCTTGTACAATGAAACCAATGGCATTGGGTGTGATGTCctcaaatataaaaattttgacGTCATCCCTTTTCTCAAGAAATCA TGGGcagatttatgtaaaacatatcTAGTGGAAGCAAAATGGTACAAAAGAGGGTACAAACCAAGTTTGGAGGAATACATGCAAAATGCTCGTATTTCAATATCCGCCCCAACAATATTAATTCACTTTTACTGTGCTTTCTCTGACCAAATCTCAATTCAAATACTGGAGTCTTTGTCCCAACACCGGCAACATGTCATCCGATGCTCTGCCGTTGTTCTCCGCCTAGCTAATGACCTTGCAACTTCACCG GATGAATTGACTAGAGGTGACGTTCTCAAATCGGTACAATGCTACATGCACGAAAACGGAGCTACACAGGAAGAGGCACGAGCTCACGTTCAGCAGATGATTAGTGACACGTGGGATGAGATGAACTACGAAACGATAACGGCAGGTCACTCTTCGTCACTTTCAAGAGGATTTGTGCAAGCTGCAGTGAACGTAGCACGCATGTCGCAATGCATGTATCAACATGGCGATGGTCATGGCTCTCCCGACAAAGCCAAGACTGTTGATCGTGTCCAATCCTTGATTGTTAATCCAATCCCATTATATTGA